The Electrophorus electricus isolate fEleEle1 chromosome 8, fEleEle1.pri, whole genome shotgun sequence genome contains the following window.
CTATTTCTCTGGTCTGATTTAAAAGTTAAGCCTTTTTTTGTACATGTCATTAGCTAATTTCAGCATAAAGTCCCTGAAGTTTATTACTTAGAGACacattgttgttattgttaaaaATTAAGGTTGGTTTAAGAGTCTGAATTGAGTATTAGGCTGAATTGAATATTAGTATAATACTGTTTtctttggggggaaaaaaaataagcaagaaGAAAAATCCCAGCATATTGAATTCCCCCGAAAGCTTCACCAGCTAAGTCTGTAATAAGTCACTTACAGTAATTGGTCCTTTGACCAATCTCCTTTATATCTCCTTTGAAGAGTAACATGTCTTTCCCAACGGATGGGAAAAATTTAAATGTCGCTTAGGTGAGAAAAGGGCCGATGAGTGTTTAGTATTGTCCTGTACTGTAGTTAAAGGTTACATGACTAATGGGTAGGGCGTTGTCTTGTGTGGACGCACACCCAACTTTTAAACTTGAGAGCAGCTAAGGATGCATCTCTTTAATCCTGCATGCATTAGATGGTCCAATATGAAAACACTTCTCATTTCCCATTTCTTAGCTCTCCATGTTGGTTGagaacaatggaaaaaaaaacattggtgCGTCAGCATGTTCTGAGAAGTGCACCTTTGCAGAATATCATAGCATATGTTTTGGTCATATTGTAGCCTCCATTTTAGATTTATTATGCTGAACAGCAAATGGTGTGTGCAAAAACTGTTCAAAAGAGTCCAACTGGAGTATTCAGTCAAGTTGATGCACCTTTTGACAGCTTTTCAAGAACATGCTTTCTCCTGAAAGCCCTATGGTTCTTTTGTATCTTGTTCTTTTCCAGCTCTGAATCCAAAGCCCATACATGGTGTGCAACTGACAACACAGACAAGCTATAAATCATCTGATAAATTTCCCTTCTAGCAATGCTGATTCAGCCGATAAGGCGAATCTGGTTCTCGTTATTTGTTATTGGTTAGAATAAGGGGAGCTTGTGTTTTTAGAAGGTTAATCACTGGCAGCATGTACTTTTGTCCTGATTACACCAAAAGGAACTTGTACTCCTTTCTTTTGCACTCCTAGTAAGACTTACCTTGTGCAGAATATGCAGATGTTGTAACAACATCTGGTCGTTGTATTAACGTGTCCGCTGCACTTTAAAAGGGATTTACAGCCTCCCCAGCAGTTACCCTGTGGTGAAAAATTCCTGCCAATGGCTTTTGTTCATCTGTGCCTCCCAATACCATGGCAACCACTAATTATGGCATTCCATGGATTCCCTTTAAAGATGAGAAGGATGGAAATTACAGGCACCTCTTTGGCCCTTGGCCTATATTGCTCCCATAACTTTGGAATATTCTACCAGGAGTGATGTGCCTAGTTGTCAAAatggtgtctgtgtctgtgtctgaaagAGTGGCTGTCCTTGTAGCAAATGTTAAACATTCCACTAACTAAGTATAATGAAAGCATATGAGGAAACATTAACTCTCCTTCTTTCTCGCCATCTGTTTACATCTGTCTGCATCCCGGATGGCATATCTGATTCTCCGAAACTAACACTCACACCCGGTGAATTTGAGGTTTCTGTAGCTCAGAGACACACTGATGGAAAGTCCAGACTATCGTACAACAGCTGAGAGTTTTGTGTGACGTAGCGAAAAGCTTGGTCTTTCACTGCTCTTTACAGGAAACCATTTTACAGGAGTGGACTACTGTCTCTCTGGATGTCTCATCACTTACAACTAATGCACTTTGTGAATTCCATTTTGACAACATTTTAAGTTCTTGTTAAAGGGCTTTAAAAATGCTTGCATGACACATAATACATATGATGATACAATGAAACCTAATCGCTGTTTCACAAGtttactcgtgtgtgtgtgtgtgtgtgtgcatttttagaAATTTACCCTGGCTTGAAGAAAATGAAAgtttcagtaataataataatagtacatGCCACAGGTCCTGCTGTGTACCTGTTGGTAAAGATTTagattttatattaaatgtcatgttttgtAAACAGTGATGCTATTGAATGGGGTGTGTACAAAATATCCATACGGATATTGTATATTGTGAATACACTCTTACTGATATGTGAATCAATACAGTCCtggtgttattgttatttatatacatCTATTCCGCGTGAAAGTGATGCACTGAAGTTTGGTATTTAAAGTGTGTTATTTAGAACGTCCAGCGGATGGCacctcaaagaaaaataactggtGGCTTTAGGAATACTCATTGAATTCATCCTGGCCAACCCATAGAAAAGCAGCTGCGGTCAGCCCCTTCAGTTTAAAGCTTATGTTTTGGTAAACATGGGTGCAAAAAATGTCTATTTATGTTATAATTGCAGGTATTTCAACATTTGCGAGTTCTAATAATATTCAGAGTTAAATGCTTATCCTGTTAACAGAAGTTATTCAGGAATTTAGTTTTTGTGTTCGTTTTGTTTTataaacctttattttattttctctgtattaatactttAAATTTACTCTCTATCGGTTGATTATCTGTCTTTAAAACAATTGTATAATGGACTGTTCAGGCATCTTACAATATGGGCATCACAATACAATATCATGAAATTACTGGAAATATTCAGCCCTACTATTAAATCAATCTTAACATGGCTGCATTCAGCTGACTGAGAAATGAGTATGATTTCTTTACTCCATCTAGCCCAGACACGCATGTGGGAATTTCTATCTTTAATGGTATTTAAATGCGATAACATGTTGCGATAACCTACTGCTATTTGTTGTTTCTGCTTTGGTTCTGTTCCTACTAGCTCGTATGCTTGTGCAGTTACTGCATGATCATGGAAGACCTTGcttcaaaaatgcttttaaaaagctGATGGTAAAAAAGTGTTGCACATATGTGTGTCAATCTCTATTAGTCATTATAGTTTATATAGAAATGCAATGAGGCATCTTTGGTGTCTCTTGAGAATGTCAGACTGAAGAGATTAAGGGCGTTTTCATACTAGTGCTTTTTTCTGGACCCAGCTGTTTTTCAGGGTACTGATGTCTGGTCCTGCTGATATCTGTGGTCTAGGGATCACTTCTAGCAAGCTCTAGTGCAGGCTGCAGCAAGTGTGGAAGCTATCCGCTCCCAGCGCAATGTTTGGGGCTGTGTAATATTGGTACATTTTGTAACGTGAATGCTTCAACTTATCTTGCTAGGTCCCTTTTCAaatttcatgcattttctgaGCAAATAAatgcttgctgtccagacagactttttaaatccattttactCAGGTACATAagttttgcacagtactgtaaaaatatattttacaggaaaaaacatgtaaaaaaaaaaaaaaaaaaaaccctcaaatgtCGGGGGGCAGTGGTTCAGTGGTTAAGCGAGTTGACTTGtacttggaaggttgctggttcaggccccactactgttgggcccctgagcaaagcccttaaccctcaattactcaagttgtactcagtcataattgtaagtcactttggataaaagcgtcagctataTGCCAGAGATGATTGGCTGTTGGTGAAATAAAACttaacagctctctctcttGTCCTGCAGCCCTGCGAGACCGTTTCGATTCCCTAAAAGGTAATCTCTTTCTattgtttcttctcttttccctgTACATAGTGTAACTCTTCCTTGTCACAACCAGACTATATCCACTCAATCACTCTTTGTGCTGATTGATTAATATGTCAAATTCTCCTTCTTTTAGCTGTTCTTTGCCATCGTCTTGGCTGTTGTCATTAGGGGCCCCATCTTCATCAGGCATTCACAATGACCTATTTAATAGCAATACATTGCACACTATGCAGTAAAGCGTTTAGTGAAGTGGAATGTAAATGGAGGTTGTAGTGAATTTTATTAGTACTTTCTCAGAATGTCATACTGCTCCTCTCATTTCCTTCAAATAGATGTGCAAATGACAATGGcataatattacaaatataatcTCTCTACCTGACTTagcatatgtatataaatagGGAGTAGTAATGAAGCTATTTGACTTCTGCATATAGCCTACAGTTAAATGTTTTTGAGATAATAAATAAAGGATGCAAGGGATGtaactgtttttatatatatatatataaaatatgagagagagatgacataagatagatagatagatatatctatcgatatatataataaatccattaaaaatataaattaaatgtatgcattcatttttcctttgAATTTCCTAAATTCATCATTGTATGAAGTCATGGAGATATGAGAGATATGATTGTGCACCTCTTTTTGTGATTTGCAGTTATGCAGAGCTGATTGCAGACTGGCCTGTGGTTGTGCTTGGTGTATGTACAGTGCTCATTGTGGTATGTACTTTAGTAGGCATCCTAGTGCCAGATCTGCCAGACTTCTCTGATCCTTTACTGGTAAGACATGAGCATTAATATTTCCCTAATAAGACAACTGTATTTGTGAagacttttatttctttaaataccTGAGAGGATGCCAGTAGTTCTATCCACCTTTTATCCTCAGTTCTGAGCTATTTTTTGTTGTAATGGCCTACTGTCGGATACAACAGCCACTAATTTATATGGATTTTAAAAAGCTCCAGGATGAACGTTTTGACAATTTCACATCTACTGCATcaccatttccatttttttcttttttctttcacttacAGGAAATATATGTCTATACAACCTATAGATAAGTATTTCCTATTAGTAAACAGTTAACATATAGAAACTTGTTTTTGCCATGACTTTTGACAAGCCCTGTAGCTTCTATGCCCTGCTGTTAACTTAGAAActggaaatatttttgcttcAAGATAAAATACGTGATGTAAGAGGTGCCATCTTTTGGCACTAAAATTACTTCCTTACATATACACGTCTTGGGGGTTTTTCATGAAAGAGATGAGTTTCATACAAATGGCAGTATGAAAAGAGGCCTATTTAGAACCTTTAAAGTTTATTACCAAAGCTGTATTTGAGCCTTGTAGTTGGAGGAAATTTCTAAATTATACCTCATcttttgaaaatacattttgacagCATGCAGTGAAAGACAACGGCAAAACTTTTTTTAACTGTagcatttcttcattttattttttttcttagggCTTTGAACCAAGGGGCACTACAATAGGTCAGCGACTTGTAACCTGGAACAACATGGTGAAAAACACAGGTTACAAAGCAACCTTGGCCAACTACCCCTTTAAATATGCAGATGAACAGGCCAAAAGGTACAAAGTCCTTTCCTTATCTGATGGTATGTTTGTTCTCTGGTTAATCCTACTGCCtgatgagaaataatcaagcAAAATCCCAATTAAGATAATGACATGGGTCGAGTCATTTATGGAGAATGGCTTTCATCATCTGAGTTCAAAAAGGAGTGGTGTGGTGAACCCCCACCCCTCTCATCTTCCCAGCTGACTCCACTCACTCAGAGTTGGATTAGATCATGAAAGAATCTGactggaggggaaaaaagatgtTGGGTCTCTGCGATTCAGCTCTTGCTCTCCCAGGAGACAACCTCCCTGGTGGAGCCCCTGATTAAAGAGACTTCCTCTCTGTAAAATAGCTAAAGTTAATTGCGAACAAGGTCCATGCAAAAAAGTAGCTACAATGTTGGCTACTTGcaccaaacttttttttttttattccttgcTGAAATAGTGTGCTGCTGCAGATGGCAGTACAACACAATGCTCTGAAACAGTCTGCTAACCACTCCCTCATGTTACACGCCCACATATTGTTACTAAGCATAATGAAATGCTACTAATGAAAATCGCAGGATCTTTTTGGATATGCCCAGTGAAGCAAGTGTCTTTGTACCCCCAAAAAAATATTGATCTGAAAGATCTGGTTTGTTTGCCTTTTCTCACTAATGCTTAAATGTTGATGCTCAAATACTTTGacttatttttgtgttttgcttattGCGTTTTTAGTCACCAAGAAGATAGGTGGTCAGAGGATCATTATGAGAGAGATAAAAGACAAGCAGAATGGGACTTTAGTAAAGACAGTTTCTTCTGTGATGTGCCAGGTTGGaccttttaaaaccatttattatGGTAATAACATATATTAAATACAATGCATGTGCTTTTTTCTAATGATGCCAAACTTTGTTCACAGGGGACAGCTACTCTAGAATTGTATTTGCCTCTGCTGATGGGAAGAACTTGTGGAATATACAAGCTATAAAATCTATGTGTAATTTTGACAATACCAGGGTATGTAGCATTTTTTGGTAAATTATGAATTTTTGGTAATTTATGCTTTATTCAGttagaaatgtaatttaaatattgtctGAATAGGTTTGGTTCAAATTCTAAATCTCAATTGTCCATGATTTAGATGTTTGTTCTATTtttatgaaactttttttttaaagcattgtaATGTGAATCAGTGCCATCATGATTTGGTTTGGGTGAAGTGTATATTTTCAAGTTTATTTCCAAGTGAACTGCACAGAACTTTACTGCCTTAGATCCCTGATGACTTTAACATAtttctctttagtttttttatgcACACTCAGGACAATAAAATGGATATAGACTCATATTTGGTCATATTCCATTCTCTCAAAAACTAGCTCAAAATTGAGCAGTGGTTCTAAAACATATGCAACTGTATATTCAGAAGTTTGGTATTTTATCCTATGTATTCAAACTGTATTTAACTGTTTGAGGTCagttataaatgttaaaataattaatttatttcttgCAGTCTAAAATACTTTAAGGTTTTGAGTCATTTTATTTACACCTCTACCTCCTTGTGTAAACAAAAATTGGATGTTTAATTTGTGGCATAATTGTGCTTGTGACTTATAAAATTGTGCCTAGTTcaatgaaaatttaaaaatcacctCGTCATGTTCTCAGGTTCGCTCCCATCCCCAGTACTGGAGTTTGTGTCAGCGCACTACAGCTGCCTCCTGTTGTCCTAGCTGGACTCTGGGGAACTACATAGCTGTGCTCACCAACAAGTCATCCTGCCAAAAGATCACAGAACGAGATGTGTCTCATACCTTGAAGGTCCTGCGTTCCTGTGCCAAGTACTATTACAATGGCACTTTAGGTCCTGAATGTTGGGATATGACAGCACGCAGGAAGGACCAGCTCAAGTGTGGCAATGTCCCCAGAAAGTGCACCAAATACAATGCTGTATATCAGATTCTTCACTTCTTAGTAGACAAGGATTTTCTTAACCCAAAGATTATGGATTTCCTCCCACCTGTTCTCAAGTACAGCATGTTATTTTCTCCCACGGAGAAAGGTGAAAGTATGATGAATATTTACTTGGACAACTTTGAAAATTGGAACTCTTCAGATGGTGTCACTACTGTCGCTGGCATAGAGTTTGGCATCAAACATAATTTGTTTCAGGACTACCTTCTTACAGATACTGTGTATCCTGCAATAGCAATTGTGATTGTGCTAGTggttatgtgtatatatactaaaTCAGTTTTTATCACCATAATGACCATGTTTGCCATCATCAGCTCTCTAATTGTCTCCTATGTCCTTTATCGGGTGGTTTTTAACTTTGAATTCTTCCCTTTCATGAATCTTACAGCACTCATTATACTTGTTGGAATTGGTGCTGATGATGCCTTTGTGTTATGTGATGTCTGGAACTACACAAAAATTGACAAACCAAACTCCGAGCTCTCTGAAACTGTTAACATCACACTTCAGCATGCAGCTTTGTCAATGTTTGTTACCAGCTTCACCACTGCTGCTGCATTTTATGCTAATTATGTCAGCAACATTACAGCCATCCGTTGCTTTGGTGTCTATGCTGGCACTGCTATTTTGGTCAATTATGTACTAATGGTAACCTGGTTGCCTGCTGTAGTAGTACTTCACGAACGATATCTTCTAAATCTCTTCATATGCTTTAGGTCACCACATCGACAAACCTCTAGCTCTGCAGGCTTTCTTTCAGTCCTGTATCAGAAGGGCAACAAGTGCCTGTTTGCCATTTCAGAGACCTCTCGCATTTTTTTTGAAAAAGTACTgccatgcattgtaatcaagCTCCGATACCTTTGGCTCTTTTGGTTCCTGGCCATCACAGTTGGTGGGGCATATATTGTCTGTGTGAATCCTAAAATGAAATTGCCTTCCTTGGAGCTATCAGAATTTCAGGTGTTTCGCTCCACACATCCCTTTGAACGTTATGATGCAGAATACAAAAAACTCTTCATGTTTGAGCGTGTGCACCATGGGGAAGATCTCCACATGCCAATCACTATTATATGGGGTGTTACTCCAGTAGACAATGGGGATCCACTGAACCCCAAAAATAAAGGCAAGCTGACACTTGACACTAGCTTTAACATTGCCAGCCCTGAAAGCCAAGTATGGATTCTCAACTTCTGTCAGAAGCTGCGGAACCAAAGCTTTGTATTCCAATCTGATGAGCAAGACTTCACCAGCTGCTTCATGGAGACTTTTAAGCAATGGATGGAGAaccaggactgtgatgaggcaCGAGTCTACCCATGTTGCAGTCAGTCAACATTCCCCTACAAACAGGATGTATTTGAGTTGTGCATTAAGAGGGCCATTATGGAGCTGGATCGCAGCACAATCTACCATCTAGACAGCAAGACACCAGGGCCAAGATTTGATATTAATGATACAATTCGTGCCATTGTGCTTGAATTTCAGAGTACTTATCACTTCACTCTAGCATATGAGAAAATGCACCAGTTTTACCGTGAGGTGGATGCCTGGATCCAAGAGGAGTTGAAAAATGCCCCAGAGGGTTTGAGCTATGGTTGGTTTGTAAGCAACTTGGAGTTCTATGACCTTCAGGACAGCCTGTCAGATGGCACTCTTATTGCTATGGCACTATCAGTGGTGGTTGCTTTCAGTGTTATGCTTCTGACTACCTGGAACATAATCATTAGTGTTTATGCCATCATCTCAATTGCTGGGACCATTTTTGTCACTGTGGGGTCATTGGTGCTTCTTGGTTGGGAATTGAACGTATTGGAGTCTGTAACCATCTCAGTGGCTGTAGGACTTTCTGTGGACTTTGCAGTGCATTATGGTGTAGCGTATCGCCTTGCTCCAGAACCTGATAGGGAGGGAAAAGTCATTTTCTCCTTGAGCAGGATGGGCTCAGCCATTGCAATGGCTGCACTTACCACCTTTGTTGCTGGAGCAATGATGATGCCATCCACAGTATTGGCATACACTCAGCTAGGCACATTTTTGATGTTAATCATGTGCATCAGTTGGGCCTTTGCTACATTTTTCTTCCAGTGCATGTGCCGGTGTCTGGGTCCTCAGGGAACGTGTGGACAGATCCCTATGCCTAAATCCCTTCAGTGTCATGCTTTTGAAGAAGATACCTCTGACTCTACTTCCAGCCACAGCCAAGGAAAACACTGTCAGTCAAGCAAGTACCAGTCAGATACCAGGGGACAGGAGATTGAGTATGAACTTGAGCCTTTGTCTACAAATGTTAGAAATATTGAAAAGACAGAGGACCAAGAAGCTTGTGCTCAGCTACCTAATGGTGGTGCTGGTCATCATGCACTCTGCGTTCCACTGAAAAACCAAAGTGAACCTGAAAGTGAAGACTTTGGGACTGACAATGGCACACTAAGCACAGATCCTGCACATTTGAATCAGTACTCTTCTAATGCTACCTGCACCTGTGGGGATTCTTTACCACGTCACATAATGAGCGCACAGTGGACCCTTCACCATCCCTGTATTCAGGCTAGAGAGTCTCCATGCTCTGCTTCACAATTTGCTTTAAGAGGCAATTATGTAGCCAAAGGTCAGAGCATCTTATCTACCCTTGATTCAGTACATATGAACAACTGTCGCATGAACTATGTCCAGTGTGCCCCTGCCCATTTCCATCAATGTTCTCAGCCTCAAAGCCCAATGCCAGCTCCCCTTAAATCCCATGGCTGCTATCTTGGGGGATACAATATGCACACCTTGCATTTGCAGTCACAGCCACGACCACCTGATGCTGCGGGAGATATGTCCCACTTACCTAGTCTATGTAACCCCAGTCCTTCTAAAGGCAAAACATCTTGCATTCAGTTCCCCACAGTTCAGTGCTGCACAATATCTCAAAGAGCCAGAGACTGCATAACTAGTAATGAAATGCTGAATCCAGgggaattaaaaacaaacaatcccCAATTCTTTCAAAACATGGCATGTaaccacataaaaacaaacatgacaaatgaCACTTCATTTTCAATGCAGTGCAACCATGAGAAGCTTTTGACTGTTCCTGTACCATTGGAAAGAAGTATCCAATGCAAACAacatcacagagacacaaaTGAGAAGACTGACTCTTCCAAAAAATCCGGATATTTCAATAGGACAATGAAAGTGAAGTGCAATTCTGGGGAATTTCATAAGCAAAAAACTGAAGTAAATGTGCCAGCCCTTGCTATTAATTCACACCAGTCATCTGAAAGTTTATGTTGAAGGTCTGAATGAAAGGGAACTTGAGAAACAATAGATTTTATGAgagcatacagtaattattttataaagccATGTGTGGTGTTCCTCTACAATAAAATCCACAAAATTACATTATCGTtgtcttttgtcatttctgtaaaaatgtgttgtaTTCCAGTCACTGTGTTTTATAGGTCCCCTGTGACCatttgttaacattttgctCTCAAGGGCAGAGACTTTGTATAAATTTAGTTATGATAAAGCAGCgatgggagtagccatggctgTTGAGATGGGTaagaggctcagtaacatcacaaCATCATGACATCCTGCAAAAAAACATCCATTAAGAGCAACAGAGAGTAGTTGCCTATGGTGGAGATGTAGTGAGCTACAGCAGGGTAGGTGTacgagtagccatggcagctgaaacGGGATGAGACTCAGGGCTAGGTGTACcttgggagaaagagagactagattaggcaTTGATATTGCTTTTCCTTTTTACACTGATTATGCATTGGTTTGGCCAGAATTAAGGTAAAATTAAAGACTGGCGTGGGCATAAAGGCCTTGCTGGCCAGGAACGTCCATGTTAATTCTGATAAAAGTACAGATGTTAGTTGCTTGGAAtacagtttttgatttttataGTTGATGGCTATTCTATGAAACCAAAAGATAGAAATAAGGACTTTGGCATGAGCCTTGATATTGGGTTATTATTTGAGTTCCACATAAATAACATCCCCAAAAAGGCATAGGATTGTTTAATAGACATatccaaaataaaacatgctaACCTTACATGACACTTAGAAACTAGTACCTAACTTCTAGATAAGATGACTTCAGCTTTTTTCTGTCTGCCCTGCAAATAAGTTTTAATTGTCTTAGAATGCAGTAGCATCCACAGCAACAAAGAAAGTCTGAGCAAATTACCTGAGTCTttttcactttgcatttttccaattttgcattttaattaccACATTGAGTACAAAGCCTGGCTGGTGATGGTTAAAGCTCCGCCATATTTATTGATGTCTTGGAAGCATGGCCACTTTGTCCACCTTGCTCAGATGATGGATGATATTTGTCTCATGTAGCTCCTAAACTCTGGAATAGGAATACAATCTCCATAGGTGTCCATAGGTGCTTTTCAATCCAGACTTAATATATTTGTCTGTCCTATGCAGATGCTTGATGTAATGGGTAAGGCTTGCGCCAGAGATGAGCTAATACTAACCTTTGACCTAACTCTTATGGTTCTTTGAATAGAGACTGGCCAAAAATGCATGTATTTCAAATTGATAAAATTGATAGTCCTTATCATCTTAACTGTACTTGAGCATTGCAGAAATAAccatcaaattattttttcatggcATTGTAAGAAACCATGAAACCATTAatcctttaaaaataatataaaaataaaatggcttGGTAGGAGATAATGATCTCATACAGCTGCTAACTGGGGAAATTCCATTTTTGGCCTCATGTAATGGAACCTTGTTTTATGGTAGGTCTTATAAGATTTGATCCTGACAGTCATATTAGAGTTATGAACTTTTCGGTGGAAATTTCTGATTGGTGCTGATTTTATTCTCTGATGTATGGCATGAAATTATATTCCCAATCAGGCTCTGACTATTTTaaggagaaaataaattttGGTTGGTCAGATGACAAGTTAAACACACCTACAAATTCGTATGTTAGCCCTGGCACTCCAGACAAGTGAAACTTCATAATCAGATCTGCAGTTCTGACCTACAGTTAGGTTCGATTTTAGTGTCCAAGTTGGTGTCATTGAAAAAGTGTTGTCTTTCCAAGCTTAAACAAGACCAATGAAAAGGTTTATTGCTGGTAAACATTGTGTGACCGTGAGACAAAGAATGCTTTGTTTCTTATGGATGAACAAGGAATGTGATCTGTAGAAGGGCTTggatgtgtgttgggggggtctCCTGTGTTGacttgggtgtgtgttggggggggtctCATGTGTCGACTTGCTCTTGTTTGCCTATCCCAGCTGCTCTAACTGCACAGAGCCAAAGAATGTAGGGTACATGCCAGTAAACGCCTTTGATGTGGAGGCCTACTGCTTGGGCCTGACCAAAGGCCATAGCTATGTGAAACATGTTTAGTATGAGTCAGTATGTTTTCTGGTGTTTTCtaaaacaggacattttatcagcatagaatatatcctagtacagtagggtAGAATCAAAAATACCAAcaaactagaatacagggatgaatgctgatacctagaagtaaaaatacataaggtttatcttaaacaatgataagtgctataaacaa
Protein-coding sequences here:
- the disp1 gene encoding protein dispatched homolog 1, whose product is MALSEAPTDLLPLSNGGCPPGTMAAPLFSTAYDFASSAADAALDADVEGEQGTTLPTTASLHPKVPLSKVLVGNNGGVKQNGSLHPPSSSSSSSSLVSSSHISDSPRLAKLLASSVQAPCCARCPFHEPVCCSGNQQDGGLFQGPLSSRAHHMGSCCVQGTTSFCMQHRWQEHFQNQPNMATLSPARPFRFPKSYAELIADWPVVVLGVCTVLIVVCTLVGILVPDLPDFSDPLLGFEPRGTTIGQRLVTWNNMVKNTGYKATLANYPFKYADEQAKSHQEDRWSEDHYERDKRQAEWDFSKDSFFCDVPGDSYSRIVFASADGKNLWNIQAIKSMCNFDNTRVRSHPQYWSLCQRTTAASCCPSWTLGNYIAVLTNKSSCQKITERDVSHTLKVLRSCAKYYYNGTLGPECWDMTARRKDQLKCGNVPRKCTKYNAVYQILHFLVDKDFLNPKIMDFLPPVLKYSMLFSPTEKGESMMNIYLDNFENWNSSDGVTTVAGIEFGIKHNLFQDYLLTDTVYPAIAIVIVLVVMCIYTKSVFITIMTMFAIISSLIVSYVLYRVVFNFEFFPFMNLTALIILVGIGADDAFVLCDVWNYTKIDKPNSELSETVNITLQHAALSMFVTSFTTAAAFYANYVSNITAIRCFGVYAGTAILVNYVLMVTWLPAVVVLHERYLLNLFICFRSPHRQTSSSAGFLSVLYQKGNKCLFAISETSRIFFEKVLPCIVIKLRYLWLFWFLAITVGGAYIVCVNPKMKLPSLELSEFQVFRSTHPFERYDAEYKKLFMFERVHHGEDLHMPITIIWGVTPVDNGDPLNPKNKGKLTLDTSFNIASPESQVWILNFCQKLRNQSFVFQSDEQDFTSCFMETFKQWMENQDCDEARVYPCCSQSTFPYKQDVFELCIKRAIMELDRSTIYHLDSKTPGPRFDINDTIRAIVLEFQSTYHFTLAYEKMHQFYREVDAWIQEELKNAPEGLSYGWFVSNLEFYDLQDSLSDGTLIAMALSVVVAFSVMLLTTWNIIISVYAIISIAGTIFVTVGSLVLLGWELNVLESVTISVAVGLSVDFAVHYGVAYRLAPEPDREGKVIFSLSRMGSAIAMAALTTFVAGAMMMPSTVLAYTQLGTFLMLIMCISWAFATFFFQCMCRCLGPQGTCGQIPMPKSLQCHAFEEDTSDSTSSHSQGKHCQSSKYQSDTRGQEIEYELEPLSTNVRNIEKTEDQEACAQLPNGGAGHHALCVPLKNQSEPESEDFGTDNGTLSTDPAHLNQYSSNATCTCGDSLPRHIMSAQWTLHHPCIQARESPCSASQFALRGNYVAKGQSILSTLDSVHMNNCRMNYVQCAPAHFHQCSQPQSPMPAPLKSHGCYLGGYNMHTLHLQSQPRPPDAAGDMSHLPSLCNPSPSKGKTSCIQFPTVQCCTISQRARDCITSNEMLNPGELKTNNPQFFQNMACNHIKTNMTNDTSFSMQCNHEKLLTVPVPLERSIQCKQHHRDTNEKTDSSKKSGYFNRTMKVKCNSGEFHKQKTEVNVPALAINSHQSSESLC